A window of Chaetodon auriga isolate fChaAug3 chromosome 2, fChaAug3.hap1, whole genome shotgun sequence contains these coding sequences:
- the apof gene encoding uncharacterized protein apof, whose amino-acid sequence MMSSKLKWLIVIQLLLNEQALCRVPPSLALRNSLLPGTDFHGEVEETDRQDHQSLLGSQLQLSLPSAENPGTASVFAQKEERVQSAKHVVSNLKAKLQGQIRDHVHIQGNVSCEELLSASTVNDPSSSVFPQELLGLSLVPVLVVAGCPREAQTLVLKLYDLLGVADTEELLMEVEGLIERRMSKSASTPAPPSAASPSERDQAERHIEAVMFNIQQLAMLGEDTSMQEGHCEGWTRVSGSMLVGTAVEGAAGDLEETVNTCERLGVLCAGVTSGGLLKPGRYQAVFKKGSRILPSESSLYECWIRQCSAEEDVSIPAASGRRMKRSPQRSCINKSEERVYNVVEWIPAVSTLYNLGTAVYYASVNCSETAKERAILSAVDLGTDALMVATGGTAGVAGYALGAGVKTGVKAGVRYLLNSMKQEDDVLVNQFSWEEGIITIQ is encoded by the coding sequence ATGATGTCCTCCAAGTTGAAGTGGCTGATTGTGATCCAGCTCCTGCTGAATGAACAGGCTCTGTGCAGGGTCCCACCTTCTCTGGCACTGAGAAACAGTCTGCTTCCAGGAACTGACTTCCACGGAGAGGtcgaggagacagacagacaggatcaTCAGTCTCTGCTGGGATCCCAACTCCAGCTTAGTCTCCCATCTGCAGAAAACCCTGGTACTGCATCAGTGTTTGCACAGAAAGAAGAGCGAGTCCAATCTGCCAAACATGTGGTGTCAAACCTCAAGGCGAAGCTGCAGGGTCAGATTCGAGATCATGTCCACATCCAGGGGAACGTcagctgtgaggagctgctATCTGCCAGCACAGTGAATGAcccatcctcctctgtgttccCCCAGGAGCTGCTGGGTCTCTCTTTAGTGCCCGTGTTGGTGGTGGCAGGCTGCCCACGGGAGGCGCAGACCCTGGTGCTCAAACTGTATGACCTGCTGGGAGTGGCAGATACAGAGGAGCTCCTAATGGAGGTGGAGGGTCTGATAGAGAGGAGGATGAGCAAGTCTGCATCTACACCTGCACCTCCATCAGCGGCCTCGCCCTCAGAGAGGGATCAAGCAGAGCGCCACATAGAGGCTGTGATGTTCAACATCCAGCAACTGGCCATGCTGGGAGAAGATACCTCTATGCAGGAAGGGCATTGTGAAGGCTGGACCAGGGTGAGCGGAAGCATGCTAGTAGGAACAGCTGTggaaggagctgcaggtgatCTTGAGGAGACTGTGAACACCTGTGAGAGACTGGGAGTCCTGTGTGCTGGGGTGACCAGTGGTGGACTGCTCAAACCTGGGAGGTACCAGGCCGTGTTTAAGAAAGGTAGTCGCATCCTGCCATCTGAATCCTCTCTGTACGAATGCTGGATCCGTCAGTGCAGTGCGGAGGAGGATGTTTCAATCCCCGCTGCCTCGGGTCGACGGATGAAGCGAAGCCCCCAGAGGAGCTGCATCAACAAAAGCGAGGAGCGCGTATACAACGTGGTGGAGTGGATCCCTGCGGTCAGCACCCTCTACAACCTCGGCACAGCTGTGTATTATGCCTCGGTCAACTGCTCTGAAACAGCCAAGGAGAGAGCCATCCTCAGTGCCGTTGACCTCGGCACGGATGCTCTCATGGTTGCCACAGGAGGGACCGCCGGGGTGGCAGGCTACGCGCTGGGTGCTGGGGTGAAGACCGGCGTCAAAGCCGGTGTGAGGTATCTGCTCAACTCCATGAAGCAGGAAGACGACGTGCTGGTGAACCAGTTCAGCTGGGAGGAGGGCATCATCACCATCCAGTAG
- the stat2 gene encoding signal transducer and activator of transcription 2 isoform X1, whose translation MAQWDRLRQLPAVYGQQLHELYDRDALPMDVRHYLSVWIEKQEWHRAARDHDLAMVLFQVLLENLDIQHSRFVQEESFLLQHNIRRYKHNFQKYQDDPCILASTILWFLEKEKEILQSADLAEQVKFLCVEQEAMETNSQQDLERKMAGLRNEVQCMEHTMVCLEEQQDEFDFKYQTFKMEAVVDEAVKNEQMKVFQLLINRLNECKKSTVSDLSKILDKSEDLTNILVKKELMEWQRRQQKACIGAPDNVCLDQLENWFTCVAVCLFQVREFLSKLEELVGKVSYANDPVKAQKPALQKRTDSLLKDLLKSSFVVETQPSMPQGKGPLVLRTNVQFSVKTRLLVKFPELNHSMKVNVSMDREAPQIKGYRRFNVLGTSTKALNMAESQSGGMVADFRHLTLKEQKSGGGGKGVSDISLSVTEELHIIYFNTVFEQKGLSVALQASSLPVVIISNSSQQQSAWASVLWFNMVSQDTKDVMLFANCPAATWPQFGEMLSWQFLSATKRGLNDDQLVMIADKLFGKTQNYDNCKVAWSKFSKENTPDTFWIWFDGILVMVKTYLEDLWRDGHIMGFVSKGKEKSLLKKKQRGTFLLRFSESVIGGITFSWVETTITGEPDVKTVQPFTKVDLSQIPFHEIIRNFQILEAENIPENPLLYLYPNIPKDEAFGKYYSEKSGDDSPYIKYIKTKLMFVSKENTLEARSPMSSDMTQGEGLEPVNSLCGEAAEQNGTPQPLNLPLEISHTDPMLSDSVAVPEEDLMMYLNNPNLLIDSDILQGPGLPDFSLQGFNCMPPQSCGSIFQ comes from the exons ATGGCTCAGTGGGACAGGCTGaggcagctgcctgctgtgtaCGGACAGCAGCTGCATGAGCTCTATGACAGGGATGCTTTGCCTATGGATGTTCGGCACTACCTGTCAGTCTGGATAGAGAAGCAGGAGTG GCATCGTGCAGCACGGGATCACGATTTGGCCATGGTGCTGTTCCAGGTCCTGCTGGAGAATCTGGATATCCAACACAGCCGCTTTGTGCAGGAGGAGTCATTCTTACTCCAGCACAACATTAGACGCTATAAACACAACTTTCAG AAGTACCAGGATGACCCGTGTATATTGGCAAGTACAATCCTGTGGTTTttggaaaaagagaaggaaatcCTGCAGAGTGCTGATCTGGCTGAGCAG GTCAAGTTTCTCTGCGTAGAGCAGGAAGCCATGGAGACAAACAGCCAGCAGGACCTTGAACGTAAAATGGCCGGCCTCAGGAATGAAGTGCAG TGCATGGAACATACAATGGTATGTCTGGAGGAGCAGCAAGATGAGTTTGATTTTAAATACCAAACCTTCAAGATGGAAG CTGTGGTAGACGAGGCTGTGaagaatgaacaaatgaaagtttTTCAGTTACTCATCaacagactgaatgaatgtaaaaag AGCACAGTGTCAGACCTAAGTAAGATCCTGGACAAGTCTGAGGACCTGACCAACATATTGGTGAAGAAAGAGCTGATGGAGtggcagaggaggcagcagaaagCCTGCATTGGTGCTCCAGACAATGTTTGTCTGGATCAGCTAGAGAACTG GTTCACCTGTGTGGCAGTGTGTCTGTTCCAGGTGCGGGAGTTTCTTAGTAAGCTGGAGGAGCTGGTTGGAAAAGTGTCCTATGCCAACGACCCTGTGAAGGCCCAAAAACCTGCACTGCAGAAGAGAACTGATAGTCTTTTGAAAGACTTGCTCAAGAG TTCCTTTGTGGTTGAGACTCAGCCATCTATGCCTCAGGGGAAAGGACCTCTAGTGCTCCGCACAAATGTCCAGTTCTCTGTCAAGACCAG ACTTCTCGTTAAGTTTCCTGAGCTGAACCACTCCATGAAAGTGAATGTGTCCATGGACAG GGAGGCCCCTCAGATCAAAGG ATATCGGCGTTTTAATGTTCTGGGAACCAGTACCAAGGCCTTGAACATGGCGGAGAGCCAGAGTGGAGGCATGGTGGCAGACTTCAGACATCTG ACTCTGAAGGAGCAGAAGTCTGGAGGTGGCGGCAAAGGAGTCAGCGAT ATTTCTCTCAGTGTCACAGAGGAGCTTCACATCATCTACTTCAACACTGTATTTGAGCAGAAGGGCCTGTCTGTTGCGTTGCAG GCCTCCTCTCTCCCAGTGGTCATCATCTCCAactccagccagcagcagagtgcCTGGGCTTCTGTCCTCTGGTTCAACATGGTCAGTCAGGACACCAAG GACGTCATGCTCTTTGCCAACTGTCCTGCAGCCACTTGGCCACAGTTTGGAGAGATGTTGAGCTGGCAGTTTCTTTCTGCCACTAAACGTGGTCTGAATGATGATCAGCTGGTAATGATCGCAGACAAACTCTTCG GAAAGACGCAGAACTATGACAACTGCAAAGTGGCTTGGTCAAAATTTAGCAAG GAGAATACTCCTGACACTTTCTGGATATGGTTTGATGGCATCTTGGTGATGGTGAAAACATACCTTGAAGACCTGTGGAGGGATGG CCACATCATGGGGTTTGTGAGCAAAGGCAAAGAGAAGTCCCtcctgaagaaaaaacagagaggcaCGTTCTTGTTGCGCTTCAGTGAAAGCGTCATTGGTGGAATCACCTTCTCTTGGGTGGAGACCACCATAACCG GTGAGCCTGACGTGAAGACAGTCCAACCCTTCACCAAAGTTGACCTTTCCCAGATCCCCTTCCATGAAATCATCAGAAATTTCCAGATCTTAGAGGCTGAAAATATCCCAGAAAATCCTCTGCTTTACCTGTATCCCAACATCCCTAAAGATGAGGCTTTTGGAAAATACTACTCTGAGAAGAGTGGAG ATGACAGTCCTTACATAAAGTACATCAAAACCaagctgatgtttgtttcaaAGGA GAACACATTGGAGGCTAGGTCACCCATGTCCTCTGACATGACTCAGGGTGAAGGCCTGGAGCCAGTGAATAGCCTGTGTGGAGAGGCAGCTG AACAAAATGGGACTCCTCAGCCTCTGAACTTACCTCTGGAAATCTCTCACACTGATCCCATGCTGTCTGACTCTGTTGCAGTCCCAGAGGAGGATTTAATGATGTATCTCAACAACCCTAACCTCCTTATTGACTCTGACATCTTGCAAGGGCCAGGGCTGCCTGATTTCAGCCTTCAAGGATTTAATTGCATGCCCCCACAATCCTGTGGAAGCATTTTCCAATAA
- the stat2 gene encoding signal transducer and activator of transcription 2 isoform X2 — MAQWDRLRQLPAVYGQQLHELYDRDALPMDVRHYLSVWIEKQEWHRAARDHDLAMVLFQVLLENLDIQHSRFVQEESFLLQHNIRRYKHNFQKYQDDPCILASTILWFLEKEKEILQSADLAEQVKFLCVEQEAMETNSQQDLERKMAGLRNEVQCMEHTMVCLEEQQDEFDFKYQTFKMEAVVDEAVKNEQMKVFQLLINRLNECKKSTVSDLSKILDKSEDLTNILVKKELMEWQRRQQKACIGAPDNVCLDQLENWFTCVAVCLFQVREFLSKLEELVGKVSYANDPVKAQKPALQKRTDSLLKDLLKSSFVVETQPSMPQGKGPLVLRTNVQFSVKTRLLVKFPELNHSMKVNVSMDREAPQIKGYRRFNVLGTSTKALNMAESQSGGMVADFRHLTLKEQKSGGGGKGVSDISLSVTEELHIIYFNTVFEQKGLSVALQASSLPVVIISNSSQQQSAWASVLWFNMVSQDTKDVMLFANCPAATWPQFGEMLSWQFLSATKRGLNDDQLVMIADKLFGKTQNYDNCKVAWSKFSKENTPDTFWIWFDGILVMVKTYLEDLWRDGHIMGFVSKGKEKSLLKKKQRGTFLLRFSESVIGGITFSWVETTITGEPDVKTVQPFTKVDLSQIPFHEIIRNFQILEAENIPENPLLYLYPNIPKDEAFGKYYSEKSGDDSPYIKYIKTKLMFVSKETKWDSSASELTSGNLSH; from the exons ATGGCTCAGTGGGACAGGCTGaggcagctgcctgctgtgtaCGGACAGCAGCTGCATGAGCTCTATGACAGGGATGCTTTGCCTATGGATGTTCGGCACTACCTGTCAGTCTGGATAGAGAAGCAGGAGTG GCATCGTGCAGCACGGGATCACGATTTGGCCATGGTGCTGTTCCAGGTCCTGCTGGAGAATCTGGATATCCAACACAGCCGCTTTGTGCAGGAGGAGTCATTCTTACTCCAGCACAACATTAGACGCTATAAACACAACTTTCAG AAGTACCAGGATGACCCGTGTATATTGGCAAGTACAATCCTGTGGTTTttggaaaaagagaaggaaatcCTGCAGAGTGCTGATCTGGCTGAGCAG GTCAAGTTTCTCTGCGTAGAGCAGGAAGCCATGGAGACAAACAGCCAGCAGGACCTTGAACGTAAAATGGCCGGCCTCAGGAATGAAGTGCAG TGCATGGAACATACAATGGTATGTCTGGAGGAGCAGCAAGATGAGTTTGATTTTAAATACCAAACCTTCAAGATGGAAG CTGTGGTAGACGAGGCTGTGaagaatgaacaaatgaaagtttTTCAGTTACTCATCaacagactgaatgaatgtaaaaag AGCACAGTGTCAGACCTAAGTAAGATCCTGGACAAGTCTGAGGACCTGACCAACATATTGGTGAAGAAAGAGCTGATGGAGtggcagaggaggcagcagaaagCCTGCATTGGTGCTCCAGACAATGTTTGTCTGGATCAGCTAGAGAACTG GTTCACCTGTGTGGCAGTGTGTCTGTTCCAGGTGCGGGAGTTTCTTAGTAAGCTGGAGGAGCTGGTTGGAAAAGTGTCCTATGCCAACGACCCTGTGAAGGCCCAAAAACCTGCACTGCAGAAGAGAACTGATAGTCTTTTGAAAGACTTGCTCAAGAG TTCCTTTGTGGTTGAGACTCAGCCATCTATGCCTCAGGGGAAAGGACCTCTAGTGCTCCGCACAAATGTCCAGTTCTCTGTCAAGACCAG ACTTCTCGTTAAGTTTCCTGAGCTGAACCACTCCATGAAAGTGAATGTGTCCATGGACAG GGAGGCCCCTCAGATCAAAGG ATATCGGCGTTTTAATGTTCTGGGAACCAGTACCAAGGCCTTGAACATGGCGGAGAGCCAGAGTGGAGGCATGGTGGCAGACTTCAGACATCTG ACTCTGAAGGAGCAGAAGTCTGGAGGTGGCGGCAAAGGAGTCAGCGAT ATTTCTCTCAGTGTCACAGAGGAGCTTCACATCATCTACTTCAACACTGTATTTGAGCAGAAGGGCCTGTCTGTTGCGTTGCAG GCCTCCTCTCTCCCAGTGGTCATCATCTCCAactccagccagcagcagagtgcCTGGGCTTCTGTCCTCTGGTTCAACATGGTCAGTCAGGACACCAAG GACGTCATGCTCTTTGCCAACTGTCCTGCAGCCACTTGGCCACAGTTTGGAGAGATGTTGAGCTGGCAGTTTCTTTCTGCCACTAAACGTGGTCTGAATGATGATCAGCTGGTAATGATCGCAGACAAACTCTTCG GAAAGACGCAGAACTATGACAACTGCAAAGTGGCTTGGTCAAAATTTAGCAAG GAGAATACTCCTGACACTTTCTGGATATGGTTTGATGGCATCTTGGTGATGGTGAAAACATACCTTGAAGACCTGTGGAGGGATGG CCACATCATGGGGTTTGTGAGCAAAGGCAAAGAGAAGTCCCtcctgaagaaaaaacagagaggcaCGTTCTTGTTGCGCTTCAGTGAAAGCGTCATTGGTGGAATCACCTTCTCTTGGGTGGAGACCACCATAACCG GTGAGCCTGACGTGAAGACAGTCCAACCCTTCACCAAAGTTGACCTTTCCCAGATCCCCTTCCATGAAATCATCAGAAATTTCCAGATCTTAGAGGCTGAAAATATCCCAGAAAATCCTCTGCTTTACCTGTATCCCAACATCCCTAAAGATGAGGCTTTTGGAAAATACTACTCTGAGAAGAGTGGAG ATGACAGTCCTTACATAAAGTACATCAAAACCaagctgatgtttgtttcaaAGGA AACAAAATGGGACTCCTCAGCCTCTGAACTTACCTCTGGAAATCTCTCACACTGA
- the gpr84 gene encoding G-protein coupled receptor 84 produces MLMTHTNQTEDDLFSCYSPSVIGYRYFAVLWGCVVTITGTVGNLMTILAFALDPRLRTRFNVLIVNLAVADLLYCTILQPISVDSYLHLRWRSGQLWCSIFGLLLFLSNSVSIITLCLVAVSRYLLVAKRAVFDRVFSDRGLILLLISAWALGLASFGPLWPVYVFVPQVCTCSFHRTRGRPYSTILLFFYFFVGLGCVGAFYLLIYRRVLIASQALLRYRFSRRSSRKKPASSAQGTDDSGVESSMSNTCTFEISSQADLTQNKGEITCEKSFAKVSNSPAANKPTSDIIPSSSLSTPAPMGAQSSSHSATSGDDGEFRRVTRMCFTVFLCFVFCFVPFLLLNIADKHNRAPQVLHMFCANLTWLNSCINPVLYAVMNRQFRQAYHVLLTRAAAPFTCLWT; encoded by the coding sequence ATGCTGATGActcacacaaaccaaacagaggATGACCTCTTCTCCTGCTACAGTCCTTCAGTCATAGGCTACCGCTACTTTGCTGTGCTGTGGGGATGTGTTGTGACCATCACTGGTACAGTAGGGAACCTGATGACCATTCTAGCCTTCGCCTTAGACCCACGTTTGAGGACTCGCTTCAATGTGCTGATTGTAAACCTGGCTGTAGCTGATCTCCTGTATTGTACCATACTGCAGCCCATCTCAGTTGACTCCTATCTTCACCTCAGATGGCgcagtggtcagctctggtgCAGCATCTTTggcctgctcctcttcctctccaacTCTGTCTCCATTATCACCCTCTGCCTGGTAGCTGTGAGCAGATATCTCCTGGTTGCAAAGAGGGCTGTGTTTGACCGTGTCTTCTCTGACCGTGGTCTTATTTTACTCCTGATCTCAGCATGGGCACTGGGCCTAGCCAGCTTTGGCCCACTCTGGCCTGTGTATGTGTTCGTGCCACAGGTGTGCACATGCAGTTTCCATCGAACCAGGGGTCGCCCCTACAGCACcattctgctctttttctacttttttgtCGGTCTGGGCTGTGTTGGCGCATTCTACCTCCTCATTTACAGACGTGTCCTGATTGCCTCCCAGGCTCTACTCCGCTACAGGTTCAGCCGCCGGTCCTCCAGGAAGAAACCAGCTTCTTCAGCACAAGGGACTGATGACAGTGGTGTAGAGAGCAGTATGTCCAACACATGTACTTTTGAGATTAGCAGCCAGGCAGATCTAACCCAAAATAAGGGTGAGATCACATGTGAAAAGAGCTTTGCCAAGGTTTCAAATTCACCAGCAGCCAACAAGCCTACCTCTGATATCATCCCTTCATCATCTTTGTCTACACCTGCACCCATGGGTGCACAGTCCTCTTCCCACTCAGCAACATCAGGAGATGATGGTGAATTCAGGCGTGTGACACgaatgtgtttcactgttttcctgtgtttcgTGTTCTGCTTCGTCCCCTTCCTGTTGCTCAACATAGCTGACAAACACAATCGTGCCCCACAGGTACTGCACATGTTCTGCGCAAACCTTACCTGGCTCAACAGCTGTATAAACCCCGTGCTCTATGCTGTCATGAACCGACAGTTTCGACAGGCCTACCATGTGCTGCTCACCAGGGCCGCTGCACCATTCACCTGCCTCTGGACCTGA